A single Sorex araneus isolate mSorAra2 chromosome 8, mSorAra2.pri, whole genome shotgun sequence DNA region contains:
- the DYNLRB2 gene encoding dynein light chain roadblock-type 2 produces MAEVEETLKRIQSHKGVIGTMVVNAEGIPIRTTLDNSTTVQYAGLLHQLTMKAKSTVRDIDPQNDLTFLRIRSKKHEIMVAPDKEYLLIVIQNPCE; encoded by the exons ATG GCAGAGGTGGAGGAAACCCTAAAGAGAATCCAGAGCCATAAAGGGGTTATTGGAACCATGGTCGTAAATGCAGAAG GCATCCCAATCCGGACCACCCTGGACAACTCCACGACAGTGCAGTACGCAGGGCTTCTCCATCAGCTGACGATGAAAGCCAAGAGCACAGTCCGTGACATCGATCCCCAGAACGATCTCACCTTTCTCAGGATCAGGTCGAAGAAACATGAAATCATGGTAGCTCCAG ATAAGGAGTATCTCCTGATAGTCATCCAGAACCCGTGTGAGTAG